In one window of Candidatus Eisenbacteria bacterium DNA:
- a CDS encoding phage major capsid protein translates to MPAFTGYVTTVTNDHFVPVVTDTVLGGNVLTARLIANGKRWVGETLRFPVKTVQNTSGGSFFGGDTLLTTQVNTRQLLGYDLRQWYHAVVIANAQRAVNSGDAAVINLVKTEMESAAQDMIDDIGDIVYGNGTGNDSKNFLGMQALIDDGTNVATIGGLARATFTTLQSTLTPTIGVLEMNDLAVSYDAATEGKDHPTLIVCPEAVWRFFEGLHQPTIRANYDAYQVVGSRTPNGRSVPAHALSGEQGFSALNFRGVPVVADSKATAGTMWFINEDYVSWYGLPHPDAAPKPSTSSTISGVYSKSPAQSAGIGLSWSGWRQPTNQDVVVGYFFLYGNLVTRNPARCSVMTGITG, encoded by the coding sequence ATGCCAGCATTTACTGGATACGTCACGACCGTAACCAATGATCACTTTGTTCCTGTGGTTACGGATACCGTGCTCGGAGGCAACGTCCTCACGGCGCGGTTGATTGCGAATGGGAAACGTTGGGTCGGAGAGACCCTCCGGTTCCCGGTCAAGACGGTACAGAACACATCCGGTGGGTCGTTCTTCGGCGGGGATACGCTGCTCACCACACAGGTGAACACGCGGCAGCTCCTCGGGTACGACCTCCGGCAGTGGTACCACGCAGTGGTTATTGCGAACGCGCAGCGTGCGGTGAACTCCGGGGACGCGGCGGTCATCAACCTCGTGAAGACGGAGATGGAGAGCGCTGCGCAGGACATGATCGACGATATCGGGGACATCGTGTACGGCAACGGGACAGGGAACGACAGTAAGAACTTCCTCGGGATGCAGGCGCTCATTGATGACGGGACGAACGTCGCCACCATCGGTGGGCTCGCCCGCGCCACGTTTACGACGCTTCAATCCACGCTCACGCCGACGATCGGAGTGCTCGAAATGAACGACCTTGCGGTGTCCTACGACGCGGCAACTGAAGGGAAAGACCATCCGACGCTCATCGTGTGTCCGGAGGCGGTGTGGCGGTTCTTCGAAGGACTGCACCAGCCGACCATTCGTGCGAACTACGACGCCTATCAGGTCGTCGGAAGTCGTACGCCGAACGGACGATCGGTCCCGGCACACGCGCTCTCCGGTGAGCAGGGATTCTCCGCGCTCAACTTCCGTGGTGTCCCAGTCGTTGCGGACTCCAAGGCGACCGCGGGAACAATGTGGTTCATCAACGAGGACTACGTGAGCTGGTACGGACTTCCGCACCCGGACGCAGCGCCGAAGCCGTCCACGTCCTCGACGATTAGCGGCGTGTACTCGAAGTCACCGGCGCAGTCTGCGGGGATCGGGCTCTCGTGGAGTGGATGGAGACAACCCACGAATCAGGACGTTGTGGTTGGCTACTTCTTCCTCTACGGGAACTTGGTGACGAGGAACCCTGCACGGTGCTCAGTGATGACCGGGATTACCGGCTAA
- a CDS encoding phage terminase large subunit → MSRQLSPYQPTEKQAVFHAHPARYRLYGGAAGGGKSEAILWEAVAQAAESPGNRGLLLRKTYPELYETLIRRAKEKVPQGTATFHETRHELTFYNGSSIKFSHCDDVTKFQSAEYGFIGIDELTHFTEYEWRYLLSRLRSVNPQVFPNAFAATNPGGIGHAFVKRLWIDEPTSEFGYIPARVYDNPYLMAADPAYIQRLEQLPEDERRALLEGDWDVFAGQVFKEFRREVHVTEPFTIPKDCKRFRAVDYGYAAPYCCLWFAVLPAGDLVVYREEYIAGLTAEQQAERMKALSVDEDISYTVVDPSVYQKTGHLGESISQIYNRCGIPTKAGDNDRISGWNRVHAFLAHGADRPPRLRIFSTCQNLIRTLPQLIYDDHRVEDVNSDCEDHAGDSLRYGLMSRPDPLRGIVVGVTPSSFPFPTVPTWDAVGSGVKAPKFPFDEGKKQRDWKHT, encoded by the coding sequence ATGTCGAGACAGTTGTCGCCGTATCAACCGACGGAGAAGCAAGCAGTATTCCACGCCCACCCCGCGAGGTACCGGCTCTACGGGGGAGCAGCGGGGGGTGGGAAGTCGGAGGCGATCTTGTGGGAAGCGGTGGCGCAGGCAGCGGAGAGCCCGGGGAACCGGGGACTCCTCCTTCGGAAGACGTACCCGGAGTTGTACGAGACATTGATCCGCCGAGCGAAGGAGAAAGTGCCGCAAGGGACCGCGACATTCCACGAGACGCGGCATGAGCTGACGTTTTACAATGGGAGTTCGATCAAGTTCTCTCACTGTGACGACGTAACGAAGTTCCAATCCGCAGAGTACGGGTTCATCGGGATCGACGAACTCACGCACTTCACTGAGTACGAGTGGCGGTACTTACTCTCACGGCTTCGGTCCGTGAACCCGCAGGTCTTCCCCAATGCGTTCGCCGCGACGAACCCTGGGGGAATCGGCCATGCGTTCGTAAAACGCTTGTGGATTGACGAGCCCACGTCAGAGTTCGGGTATATTCCTGCACGGGTGTACGACAATCCGTACCTCATGGCGGCGGACCCGGCGTACATCCAGCGATTGGAGCAGCTGCCGGAGGATGAGCGCCGCGCACTTCTTGAGGGAGACTGGGATGTTTTCGCCGGGCAGGTGTTCAAGGAGTTTCGGCGAGAGGTTCACGTCACGGAACCGTTCACGATTCCGAAGGATTGCAAGCGGTTCCGGGCCGTGGATTACGGCTACGCTGCGCCGTACTGCTGCCTCTGGTTTGCGGTTCTCCCAGCTGGTGATCTCGTCGTGTATCGCGAAGAGTACATCGCCGGGCTCACCGCAGAGCAGCAAGCGGAGCGCATGAAGGCGCTCTCGGTGGATGAGGACATTAGCTACACTGTCGTCGATCCGAGCGTATATCAAAAAACCGGACACCTCGGCGAGTCGATCTCGCAGATATACAACCGGTGCGGGATTCCAACGAAGGCGGGAGACAACGATCGTATCTCCGGATGGAACCGCGTCCATGCGTTCCTCGCTCATGGCGCAGATCGTCCACCACGACTCCGTATTTTCTCAACGTGCCAGAACCTCATTCGAACTCTCCCGCAACTTATCTACGATGATCATCGAGTGGAGGACGTGAACTCGGATTGTGAGGACCACGCGGGGGATTCATTACGGTACGGACTCATGTCAAGACCTGATCCACTCCGTGGCATAGTTGTTGGAGTGACACCATCCTCATTCCCATTCCCAACGGTTCCTACATGGGATGCCGTGGGATCGGGCGTGAAGGCACCGAAGTTCCCATTTGATGAGGGAAAGAAGCAACGAGACTGGAAGCATACATAG
- a CDS encoding M23 family metallopeptidase, whose amino-acid sequence MKNVRITQGFGENAIPLYKDLGMRGHNAADMVARDGTPAFSVLNGICAYTDTSDKSYGYFLFLRTPTKQINGVQCFVEVVYAHLQEIFVKTGEEVTEGQLIAHCDNTGFPKFSTGSHLHLGTRVVYIIKGQEKRMLDNGYFGYSDPALFLTSGRESVYPVDQRYGRPRNYFAEKVFAFSLVTRRALGRLPTPREINAITYGNGWTLPHIVNPALFVTWSEMTYDEYREKLRAMIGS is encoded by the coding sequence TTGAAGAATGTCCGAATAACACAAGGATTCGGTGAGAATGCGATCCCACTTTACAAAGATTTAGGAATGCGTGGGCACAACGCAGCCGATATGGTTGCAAGGGATGGAACACCCGCTTTCTCAGTACTCAACGGAATCTGTGCGTATACTGATACGAGCGATAAGAGTTACGGATACTTCCTCTTTCTCCGAACCCCGACGAAGCAGATCAACGGCGTCCAGTGTTTCGTGGAAGTTGTGTACGCGCATCTTCAGGAGATTTTTGTGAAAACAGGAGAGGAAGTTACTGAAGGGCAACTCATCGCGCATTGCGATAATACGGGATTCCCGAAGTTTTCTACCGGATCGCACCTCCATCTTGGTACCCGCGTGGTTTATATCATCAAAGGACAGGAGAAGCGGATGCTTGACAATGGGTACTTTGGGTACAGCGACCCCGCACTCTTCCTGACCAGCGGACGCGAATCCGTATACCCGGTGGATCAACGGTACGGGAGACCGAGGAACTACTTCGCGGAAAAAGTCTTTGCGTTCTCACTGGTGACACGACGAGCGTTAGGTCGGCTTCCGACTCCGAGGGAGATCAACGCGATCACCTACGGAAACGGATGGACGCTCCCGCATATCGTGAATCCGGCACTATTCGTCACGTGGTCAGAGATGACCTACGACGAATATCGAGAGAAGCTTCGTGCAATGATTGGATCATAA